TATAACCAATCAGGGCGCAGCGAGGCTGGCGAACGCGACGGCACTAGGCACCAAACTAAACCTGACGAAGATGGCCGTAGGTGATGCTAATGGAACGCTGCCGATACCAGAACCGGAGCAGACTAATCTTATCAACCAAAAGCGCATCGCGCCGTTGAATCTTCTAGAAGTTGATCCAAACAACTCCAGCCAAATTATCGCGGAACAGATTATTCCCGAAAACGAAGGCGGCTTTTGGATCCGAGAGATTGGGCTTTATGACGACGAAGGTATACTAATTGCCGTTGCAAACTGTCCAGAAACCTACAAGCCTCAGTTACAGGAAGGCTGTGGCCGCACACAAACTATCCGCATGATTTTGATTGTGTCGAGCACGTCGGCAATCACCCTAAAAATTGACCCTTCGGTCGTGCTTGCAACGCGTGAGTACGTTGATATCAGCGTAAAATCCTTCAGCGATGAATCTTTAAAAATCGCCAAAAACCTAACGGATGTTAGTGACAAATCGGCCGCACGAGAGGCGCTTGAGTTGGGTACAGCTGCAACAAAAAACACCGGAACCAGTTTAGGTGATGTGATGGCGGTAGGGGCTTTTGGCCTGGGAGTTGGCCCACAGCACCGTAGTGACGCCTTTAGCAACATTGCGCAGATTTATCGCATTAATGCCAGTAGCACCAGCACGCCTGGCGGCGGTGATTATGGGGTTGTTTGCCTTCCTTGCGACGGGACGCCTTCTACTGGCTATGTTGCGGTATCTGGGGGAGGCATTGCATTTATTGGTTCATCAAATACACCTGCTAACGGCGTGAAGTGGTCGCGGGTGTATACGTCGGAAGACAAACCTTCCGGACTGCTACTCAATACGCAGACGTTCACGGCCAGCGGGACTTATAAGCCAACGCTAGGCGCTAAATTTATTCGCATCACACTAACGGGTGGCGGCGGCGGTGGTGGTGGCTGCCAGTCTCACAACAACACCGAAACCTTTTCTGGCGCAGGCGGTGGCGCGGGTGCAACGGTCATTACCCAATTTACGCTGACTGGCGCAGCCAGTTATGTAATAACCATTGGCAGTGGTGGTGTGGGAAGAC
The sequence above is drawn from the Serratia symbiotica genome and encodes:
- a CDS encoding phage tail protein is translated as MTAKYFAIITNQGAARLANATALGTKLNLTKMAVGDANGTLPIPEPEQTNLINQKRIAPLNLLEVDPNNSSQIIAEQIIPENEGGFWIREIGLYDDEGILIAVANCPETYKPQLQEGCGRTQTIRMILIVSSTSAITLKIDPSVVLATREYVDISVKSFSDESLKIAKNLTDVSDKSAAREALELGTAATKNTGTSLGDVMAVGAFGLGVGPQHRSDAFSNIAQIYRINASSTSTPGGGDYGVVCLPCDGTPSTGYVAVSGGGIAFIGSSNTPANGVKWSRVYTSEDKPSGLLLNTQTFTASGTYKPTLGAKFIRITLTGGGGGGGGCQSHNNTETFSGAGGGAGATVITQFTLTGAASYVITIGSGGVGRLGAANGGGGGVSSFSSLFSAPGGGGGGKPGVSNTAGGSGGTATTGDIRITGGSGADGQSGSVMMAGIGGCSYFGGGGRAGAGGGVSGNAPGSGGGGAYDVSYVGTMYKGGDGASGIVIIEEFS